A section of the Cuniculiplasma divulgatum genome encodes:
- the purH gene encoding bifunctional phosphoribosylaminoimidazolecarboxamide formyltransferase/IMP cyclohydrolase: MKILASVHNKDRLDSFLHGISKYVDEIYASGGTYRFLTDSGFTCRNISTLTGFEELLHGRVKTLHPAIFAGILSKRDPESSRQLQERGFPEFDMVIVNLYPFDEAAKTHKLEDMIENIDIGGLSLLRAAAKNYEHVTVLSDPSQYDSVATELQQNGKISGETRKRLALKAFSRSADYDISIYGSMNGELFGTAPPSMYLKGTRGRELRYGENPDQKGYVYSDGTQYGIANATQLQGKELSYNNILDADSAFETALEFTDPVAVVLKHNTPCGVSSAADINTALKRAIAADQESAYGSVIAINRKFDSGSLEAISKLFVEVIIAPEYDPDALEGLKKKKNLRVLRVPLVPDQNPRVRSISNGFLVQSRLSTQYEKLDQKTSTAASREQLRDLEFAWKVVAHSRSNAIVLAKDMTTTGIGAGQTSRIEALKVAVERAGEKSRGSVLASDAFFPFYDNVELAGKSGIAAIIQPGGSIRDDEVVARAEELDIPMYFTGKRVFLH, from the coding sequence ATGAAGATTCTGGCCAGTGTTCATAACAAGGATAGGCTCGATTCATTCCTTCACGGGATCTCGAAGTATGTAGATGAAATCTATGCTTCAGGGGGCACATACAGGTTCCTGACTGATTCAGGATTTACGTGCAGGAACATATCAACCCTTACGGGCTTTGAGGAACTGCTGCATGGAAGGGTGAAGACGCTTCATCCAGCCATTTTTGCCGGCATTCTCTCCAAGCGCGATCCCGAGAGCAGCAGGCAGTTGCAGGAGCGTGGATTTCCCGAATTTGACATGGTCATCGTAAATCTTTACCCCTTTGATGAGGCAGCTAAGACCCATAAGCTTGAGGATATGATAGAGAATATTGACATAGGAGGTTTATCTCTCCTTCGTGCTGCGGCAAAGAACTACGAACATGTCACTGTCCTTTCTGATCCCTCTCAGTACGATTCCGTTGCCACAGAGCTTCAGCAGAACGGCAAGATTTCAGGCGAGACCAGGAAGAGGCTGGCCCTTAAGGCGTTTTCCAGATCAGCCGACTATGACATTTCCATTTACGGATCAATGAACGGTGAACTTTTCGGCACAGCTCCGCCTTCAATGTACCTGAAGGGTACCAGAGGACGTGAACTTCGCTATGGCGAAAACCCTGACCAGAAGGGGTATGTGTATTCCGACGGAACGCAGTATGGGATTGCCAATGCCACTCAGCTTCAGGGAAAGGAGCTTTCATACAACAATATCCTGGATGCGGATTCAGCCTTTGAGACTGCACTTGAGTTCACAGATCCTGTGGCCGTTGTACTGAAGCATAACACCCCGTGTGGCGTTTCATCTGCCGCAGACATAAATACTGCCCTCAAGAGAGCCATTGCAGCTGATCAGGAATCTGCATACGGATCGGTCATTGCCATTAACAGGAAGTTCGACTCCGGATCCCTTGAAGCAATCTCGAAGCTTTTCGTGGAGGTCATCATCGCTCCGGAATATGATCCTGATGCACTGGAAGGCCTGAAAAAGAAGAAGAATCTCCGTGTGCTCAGGGTGCCGCTGGTACCTGACCAGAATCCCCGGGTCAGATCCATATCAAACGGGTTCCTTGTGCAGAGCAGGCTGTCAACCCAATATGAGAAGCTTGATCAGAAGACCTCAACCGCAGCAAGCAGGGAACAGCTCAGAGACCTGGAATTTGCGTGGAAGGTTGTTGCACACAGTCGGAGCAATGCCATAGTCCTTGCAAAGGACATGACCACCACCGGTATAGGCGCCGGACAGACCTCAAGGATAGAGGCCCTGAAGGTTGCTGTTGAGAGGGCTGGTGAAAAGTCCAGAGGATCAGTGCTTGCCTCTGACGCATTCTTCCCGTTCTATGATAATGTTGAACTGGCAGGAAAGTCAGGAATTGCGGCAATCATCCAGCCAGGCGGTTCCATAAGAGATGATGAGGTGGTTGCCAGGGCTGAGGAACTTGATATTCCTATGTATTTCACCGGTAAGAGAGTGTTCCTTCACTGA
- a CDS encoding DNA topoisomerase I, with protein sequence MTGGNDRNIIITEKADAARRIAYILSNGESKQKRSKGLNYIEYQDDGGTNIVIPLSGHIVELDFPPTMKDWKSVSLEKLIDAEITRNVTNKNAFNSLVSLSDRAWRIIIATDFDREGELIGSEALDIIRTNVLDRIKLDPEIRRARFSALTPEEIRKAFSDLTDLDNNLAQSAAAREEIDLYWGAVLTRFFSITSGRMGKNFISIGRVQTPTLVLVVRRELEIRDFQKKPYWIINILLNRKKDFTATYSDGPIWEKEKAEKIFAEIDGKDATVLEYSTREERIPRPVPFNTTEFLREASRIGVQPGKAMKIAESLYTRGYISYPRTDNTVYQKSIHFKSVLTKLLDTEFREDVQKVLDQESIRPSRGRIEATDHPPIYPVSAAKKGALSGDFARIYELVLRRFLATLYREGKREITDAAFDVNGHRFSSRGLKVLDSGWLELYPYRKVQESFVPPLAPGDTVKGKKWNIDEEETKPPARYDFASLIKKMEELNLGTKSTRHDIIDKLQSRGFIEGNPVRPTYLGMGVIESLLTVKSDITEPDMTAELEKDMDRIANNEIGKDQVVAVSREMLHHVLAQFREKDAIIRDTIQKALRMGREVGTCPEHGTPVLLVRNREYSRIKCSHEGCRIDFPAPLMGTPEILEEKCPVCGLPEIRIIRRGQSPEIRCIDPHCKFNQEKNTYGKCPEDGGDLVLRQSRFGKRFLGCSNYPNCKKTYPVPQMGNLKATGEVCPHCGAPLIISFRGKRAWKFCPNMSCEYNRKKGKVSKAAEQDS encoded by the coding sequence TTGACTGGTGGAAACGACCGTAACATAATCATAACTGAGAAAGCTGATGCTGCAAGAAGGATCGCTTACATTCTATCCAACGGGGAATCAAAGCAGAAGAGGAGCAAAGGCCTCAACTACATAGAGTACCAGGATGATGGCGGCACGAACATTGTTATCCCTTTGAGCGGGCACATAGTTGAACTGGACTTCCCTCCGACCATGAAGGACTGGAAATCAGTGAGCCTGGAGAAACTCATCGATGCTGAGATCACGAGAAATGTAACCAACAAGAATGCCTTCAATTCCCTGGTATCACTGAGCGACAGGGCCTGGCGCATAATCATTGCCACTGACTTCGACAGGGAGGGTGAACTCATAGGGTCAGAAGCTCTTGATATTATACGCACAAACGTCCTTGACAGGATAAAACTTGATCCTGAGATCAGGCGAGCAAGGTTCAGTGCACTGACACCGGAAGAGATAAGGAAAGCTTTCTCTGATCTCACCGATCTTGACAACAATCTTGCCCAGTCAGCCGCTGCAAGGGAGGAAATAGATCTTTACTGGGGGGCGGTCCTGACACGGTTCTTTTCCATAACGTCAGGCAGGATGGGTAAGAATTTCATTTCCATCGGAAGGGTGCAGACGCCCACTCTCGTCCTTGTGGTGAGAAGAGAGCTGGAAATCAGGGATTTCCAGAAAAAACCATACTGGATTATCAACATACTGCTCAACAGGAAAAAGGATTTCACTGCAACATACAGCGATGGTCCCATATGGGAGAAGGAAAAAGCAGAGAAGATATTTGCAGAAATTGACGGGAAAGATGCAACGGTGCTGGAATATTCCACCAGGGAGGAGCGCATACCCCGGCCCGTTCCGTTCAACACCACGGAATTTCTCCGCGAAGCTTCACGGATTGGGGTGCAGCCCGGAAAGGCCATGAAGATTGCAGAATCGCTATACACCAGAGGATACATCAGCTATCCAAGGACCGATAACACGGTCTACCAGAAGTCCATACATTTCAAGTCGGTCCTCACGAAGCTCCTGGACACTGAATTCAGGGAAGATGTCCAGAAAGTGCTTGACCAGGAATCCATCCGCCCTTCAAGGGGGCGCATCGAGGCCACAGACCATCCACCCATATACCCGGTTTCGGCTGCAAAGAAGGGGGCGCTTTCAGGGGATTTCGCCCGTATATACGAACTGGTCCTTCGCAGGTTCCTTGCAACACTTTACAGGGAGGGGAAGAGGGAGATTACCGATGCCGCCTTTGACGTGAACGGCCACAGGTTCTCGTCCAGGGGCCTTAAGGTGCTGGACAGCGGATGGCTGGAACTGTACCCGTACAGGAAGGTGCAGGAATCATTCGTACCTCCTCTTGCTCCTGGCGATACCGTCAAAGGTAAAAAATGGAACATTGATGAGGAGGAGACAAAGCCTCCTGCACGTTATGATTTTGCCTCACTCATAAAAAAGATGGAAGAGCTGAATCTGGGCACAAAAAGCACCAGACATGACATAATAGACAAGCTCCAGTCAAGAGGATTTATTGAAGGAAACCCGGTCAGGCCCACGTACCTGGGCATGGGTGTAATTGAATCTCTCCTCACGGTTAAATCCGACATAACAGAACCGGACATGACAGCAGAGCTGGAAAAGGACATGGACCGGATTGCAAACAACGAAATAGGCAAGGATCAGGTTGTGGCAGTCTCCAGGGAAATGCTCCACCATGTGCTTGCACAGTTCCGGGAGAAGGATGCCATAATCAGGGATACCATACAGAAAGCGCTTCGCATGGGGCGTGAGGTGGGCACCTGCCCGGAGCATGGAACGCCTGTGCTCCTGGTCAGGAATCGTGAATACTCAAGGATAAAGTGCAGCCATGAAGGCTGCAGAATAGATTTCCCTGCGCCCCTCATGGGAACTCCTGAAATCCTGGAGGAAAAATGTCCTGTCTGCGGCCTTCCAGAGATTCGCATAATCCGCAGGGGGCAATCCCCGGAGATCAGGTGCATTGATCCGCACTGCAAGTTCAACCAGGAAAAGAACACCTACGGAAAATGTCCGGAGGATGGCGGAGATCTTGTCCTGCGCCAGTCAAGGTTCGGCAAGAGGTTCCTGGGATGCTCAAATTACCCCAATTGCAAGAAAACATATCCTGTGCCGCAGATGGGAAACCTGAAGGCTACCGGGGAGGTATGCCCGCACTGCGGTGCACCACTGATCATATCTTTCAGGGGAAAGAGGGCATGGAAATTCTGCCCCAACATGTCGTGTGAATATAACAGGAAGAAGGGAAAGGTGAGCAAGGCTGCAGAACAGGATTCCTGA
- the rimI gene encoding ribosomal protein S18-alanine N-acetyltransferase, giving the protein MAITNADYGTIRQFDGRDLDRILEIASASLSEYYSEALIMDLYDEWPQAFLVYTMGREIQGFIIGSRFSPTEARVLILAVDQQFRNMGIGGALMQSFLALCSRNNFMSVKLEVRTDNDNAINFYRKLGFVVTSRLKAYYSDSSDAYTMWKIL; this is encoded by the coding sequence ATGGCGATCACAAATGCCGATTATGGAACCATAAGGCAGTTCGACGGAAGAGATCTGGACAGGATTCTTGAGATTGCCTCAGCTTCTCTTTCCGAATATTACTCAGAGGCACTCATAATGGATCTTTATGATGAATGGCCCCAGGCTTTCCTTGTGTACACCATGGGGCGCGAGATACAGGGATTCATAATCGGATCAAGATTTTCACCCACAGAAGCAAGGGTACTCATACTGGCGGTTGACCAGCAGTTCAGGAACATGGGCATAGGTGGAGCCCTCATGCAGTCCTTCCTTGCGTTGTGCAGCAGGAACAACTTCATGAGCGTAAAACTGGAAGTTAGAACGGATAATGATAATGCAATAAATTTTTACAGAAAATTGGGGTTTGTTGTGACATCAAGACTGAAGGCCTATTACAGCGATTCGTCTGATGCCTACACTATGTGGAAGATACTTTAG
- a CDS encoding methionine adenosyltransferase, with translation MERNIAVEGIIQTPTAKREVEIVERKGIGHPDSVSDGIAESVSRALSRYYLKEYGKILHHNTDQVEVVGGQSAPQFGGGKVLEPTYILLSGRATTKVGNDRIPFKSIAIKATREFLNSNFKHLDLDSDVMIDCRIGHGSVDLTEIYDTSKLRANDTSFGVGFAPYTDTERLVYETERYLNGPALKSKLPAIGYDIKVMGFRQGGTINLTVAAAYVDKFVKDDPEYFSVKSELKELIAKNAAKVTNEPVKIFVNTADDENGKGTGHYLTVTGMSMENGDDGSVGRGNRVSGLITPYRPMSMEAAAGKNPVTHVGKLYNVLSNMIAQDIVKEHPGDVQEVHVRIVSQIGRRIDDPHVASIQVIYADNADQSKIKNNIRNLADDRLANIGNLTNLFVEGKVSVF, from the coding sequence ATGGAAAGAAACATTGCAGTCGAAGGCATCATACAGACACCAACAGCAAAGAGAGAAGTCGAGATTGTTGAAAGGAAGGGTATCGGGCATCCGGACAGCGTTTCTGACGGGATTGCCGAGTCCGTAAGCAGGGCATTGAGCAGGTATTACCTCAAGGAATATGGCAAGATTCTGCACCACAATACGGATCAGGTTGAGGTTGTAGGAGGGCAGTCTGCTCCCCAGTTCGGTGGCGGGAAGGTCCTGGAACCGACTTACATACTTCTCAGCGGTAGGGCAACAACCAAGGTCGGAAATGACAGGATACCATTCAAGTCAATAGCAATAAAGGCGACCAGGGAATTCCTGAACTCAAACTTCAAGCATCTTGACCTGGATTCTGATGTCATGATCGACTGCAGGATTGGGCACGGTTCAGTTGACCTTACTGAGATATATGATACATCAAAGCTGAGGGCAAACGACACATCATTTGGAGTGGGTTTTGCGCCATATACTGATACAGAGAGGCTTGTGTACGAGACGGAGAGATACCTTAACGGACCGGCACTGAAGTCAAAGCTGCCAGCCATAGGCTACGACATAAAGGTCATGGGATTCAGGCAGGGCGGAACAATAAACCTGACCGTTGCAGCAGCTTATGTGGATAAGTTCGTAAAGGATGATCCCGAGTACTTTTCCGTCAAGAGCGAGCTGAAGGAACTCATAGCCAAGAATGCAGCTAAGGTCACCAATGAACCAGTAAAGATATTTGTTAACACAGCTGACGATGAGAATGGAAAGGGCACAGGGCACTACCTCACAGTGACTGGCATGTCAATGGAAAACGGGGATGATGGTTCTGTTGGAAGGGGGAACAGGGTTTCCGGTCTCATAACTCCATACAGGCCAATGAGCATGGAAGCGGCAGCAGGCAAGAACCCCGTCACGCATGTGGGCAAACTGTATAATGTGCTGTCAAACATGATTGCCCAGGACATTGTAAAGGAACACCCCGGGGATGTCCAGGAGGTTCATGTCAGGATTGTGTCGCAGATCGGAAGACGCATAGACGATCCGCATGTTGCAAGCATCCAGGTCATATACGCGGACAACGCTGACCAGTCCAAGATAAAGAACAACATAAGGAACCTGGCAGACGATCGCCTTGCCAACATAGGGAATCTGACCAACCTCTTTGTTGAGGGAAAAGTCTCGGTTTTCTAA
- a CDS encoding presenilin family intramembrane aspartyl protease PSH, whose amino-acid sequence MLITSSLLATFMSISLIAVSPGVQAKSPTSGLTYVAYYLIAALAFTGVVIFIGRRKFGNILRWVFIAVIAYVTFYVWSILGLYIAQTYAEYYAISFGAPAIMVILLIFKYEWYVVDVAGFFLSAGVASIWATIIGVWSSVLFLAVFAIYDYIAVYRTKHMISLAGTAMDSRLPMLFVFPSEKGTSMAGMSFPKTSAPPSERTGSGTFILGFGDIVFPCIMVASSALYGEKNLIPFLLLPLAGAIAGIMVLLFTKVSRPAPGLPFINSGAIAGFLVAFLAFRVF is encoded by the coding sequence GTGCTCATTACCTCCTCGCTTCTTGCCACATTCATGTCAATTTCCCTCATTGCAGTATCGCCCGGCGTCCAGGCAAAGAGCCCCACCAGCGGCCTCACCTATGTTGCATATTACCTCATAGCAGCCCTTGCTTTCACGGGTGTTGTCATATTCATAGGCAGGAGGAAGTTCGGGAACATCCTCAGATGGGTGTTCATTGCCGTCATTGCATACGTCACATTCTATGTGTGGAGCATTCTTGGTCTCTATATCGCACAGACGTATGCAGAATATTATGCCATAAGCTTTGGCGCCCCTGCAATAATGGTGATCCTGCTTATTTTCAAGTACGAATGGTATGTGGTTGACGTTGCCGGATTTTTCCTTTCAGCCGGGGTGGCTTCCATATGGGCCACCATAATAGGCGTGTGGTCCTCCGTGCTTTTCCTTGCAGTTTTTGCAATATATGACTATATTGCAGTATACAGGACGAAACACATGATAAGCCTTGCTGGAACAGCAATGGATTCCAGGCTGCCCATGCTCTTTGTCTTCCCATCGGAGAAAGGGACCAGCATGGCTGGCATGTCATTTCCAAAAACATCCGCACCGCCTTCTGAAAGGACCGGATCAGGCACATTCATCCTGGGCTTTGGAGATATTGTTTTTCCCTGCATAATGGTGGCATCCTCTGCACTTTACGGCGAGAAGAATCTTATCCCGTTCCTGCTGCTTCCCCTGGCAGGTGCAATTGCAGGCATCATGGTGCTTCTCTTCACAAAGGTCTCAAGGCCCGCACCGGGCCTGCCATTTATCAACAGCGGCGCAATTGCCGGTTTCCTGGTTGCATTTCTTGCATTCAGGGTTTTCTGA
- a CDS encoding methyltransferase, with protein MIIPYEKYLGIAIEHCQDVYRPAEDTFLIMDNIIPGNRVLEIGCGTGIISIYCARMGRTVTCCDISQKALECTEKNAIRNRVSLTILNSSLFSNIDGKFDTIIFNPPYLPVEDRIEGAEQWNGGPDGFSVIGPFLDKADMFLDNAGSIYIIISSLTDVDALKAKYEKFVFKEKASESFFFETLFLYQLFRKI; from the coding sequence GTGATAATCCCCTATGAAAAGTACCTGGGTATTGCCATAGAGCACTGCCAGGACGTGTACAGGCCTGCAGAGGACACGTTTCTCATAATGGACAATATTATACCTGGAAACAGGGTCCTGGAGATTGGATGCGGAACCGGCATAATTTCCATCTACTGTGCCAGGATGGGGAGAACAGTAACCTGCTGTGACATTTCACAGAAAGCTCTGGAGTGCACAGAAAAGAATGCCATAAGGAACAGGGTTTCGCTGACCATATTGAACAGCAGCCTGTTCAGCAACATTGACGGAAAATTTGACACCATTATATTCAATCCGCCCTATCTTCCTGTTGAGGACAGGATTGAGGGAGCAGAGCAGTGGAACGGGGGTCCAGATGGTTTTTCTGTTATAGGGCCCTTCCTGGATAAGGCAGACATGTTCCTGGACAATGCCGGTTCCATTTACATCATCATATCCAGCCTGACTGACGTTGATGCACTGAAGGCAAAATATGAAAAATTTGTGTTCAAGGAAAAAGCCAGTGAGAGCTTTTTCTTCGAGACTCTCTTCCTTTACCAGCTCTTCAGGAAAATATGA